A region from the Palaemon carinicauda isolate YSFRI2023 chromosome 16, ASM3689809v2, whole genome shotgun sequence genome encodes:
- the LOC137655443 gene encoding uncharacterized protein codes for MESCFFPFDSMEVSAIKQGLTGTQIDEFVHRQLKLQIEYDEIRKKADKEREERVAKHPNPIVDPLRSSLPKIPPFDETVDEIDLYIDRFERLAKFYKWKEEDYSMLLGTLLRGRALKIYCSLSSDIVNNFVSLKKALLKAFHINSNVYRRKFRDSIIDTDESFVQFNCKLGQYFDKWLELANVEKNYESVRDFMIFDQMLSSCSHDLRSFLLEQSLQNSCQLAESADRYLVAHGMKKCRKSNDKIPSKPYAKPLADNITKSPKVSNSVTKSDSNVKCHHCEVGHIRPNCPVYKLNKKSDKVVPKIGVVLGREEKLHNCVTDTDGKIFDQSVEIVFDTGCNTVVCIQLLSKFFSGKVKAIVAPIRCADVIIGLIPGLKHNVDAGLSLINGDEFVSDRNVNVNVVTRAKAKDKVKERPMSSNLESLDKEYGLNSDEFSEYQKECPSLASIRKLLDNEESVTLKCRTVKYVNIGDLIYRKCLESSKPEDVGKLQLVVPVQYRNIIMKLAHESLLAGHFSSRKTIDKIMQKFYWPRASLDIHRFCKSCHSCQKFSSKPKKVPLVPMPIVNEPFSRIAIDLIGPITPCTKKGHKYILTVIDMATRYPEAVALRNIDTVSVAKALMEIFCRVGIPKEILSDRGTQFKSHLMSEINKLLCIKAIYTSSYHASCNGMVEPLQAEVQPVIAITDNNCCELTSREEKTGNYNFCESLSSDKINDLEGLLKSFTDVMSDTPGRTKTISHNIKLQSDEPIRAKNYPIPLSLLDEFNKEVDRMIDMDIIQPSTSDYCSPVVIVRKPNGSIRLCVDFRALNKYSEFDAEPMPSINDDLHKMNGAKYFTELDLCKGYWQVPLDPRAMKFTAFSTNKSWSNHLNHIKLVLSRLRDHGLTAGPDKCFFAFNEIKYLGYKLGNNCLSPIRSRVDDIVNMPVPTTKKDLRSFMGTLGYYNRFIPNFSILSAPINDLLKKTCSNKLNWSDNQLECFNDLKAHLLKSPILMLPDVEKKFYLRTDASYHGLGAVILQDHDGVFKPVCYAGRKLNKSELNYSTIEKELFAIVWGIERFKEFLYGKEFVLQTDHAPLKYLSSMKNKNDRLMRWALSLQPYSFFIEYIRGSDNVCSDMISRCI; via the exons ATGGAGTcttgtttcttcccttttgattctatggaagtaag TGCAATTAAACAAGGCCTTACTGGTACTCAAATTGATGAATTTGTACATAGACAGTTAAAGCTTCAGATAGAATATGACGAGATCCGAAAGAAAGCagacaaagaaagagaagaaagagtcgCAAAGC ATCCTAATCCCATTGTTGATCCCTTAAGGTCTTCTTTGCCTAAAATTCCACCATTTGACGAGACCGTAGACGAAATAGACTTGTACATAGATCGCTTTGAGAGGTTAGcgaaattttacaaatggaaagaagaAGATTATTCAATGTTATTGGGAACTCTATTGCGTGGTAGAGCTTTGAAAATTTATTGTAGCTTGTCTAGCGATATTGTCAATAACTTTGTATCACTTAAGAAAGCTCTGCTTAAAGCTTTTCACATAAATTCCAATGTATATCGAAGGAAGTTTAGAGATTCTATTATTGATACTGATGAAAGTTTTGTACAGTTCAATTGTAAATTGGGACAATATTTTGATAAGTGGTTGGAACTTGCAAATGTAGAGAAAAATTATGAATCTgttagagattttatgatttttgATCAAATGTTATCTAGTTGTTCTCATGATCTTCGTTCATTTTTGCTAGAACAGTCACTTCAGAATTCATGTCAACTTGCTGAGAGTGCAGATAGATATCTAGTTGCTCATGGTATGAAGAAATGCCGTAAGAGTAATGATAAAATTCCCTCTAAACCTTATGCTAAACCTCTTGCTGATAATATTACAAAGTCTCCTAAAGTTTCGAATTCGGTAACTAAATCTGATTCTAATGTTAAATGTCATCATTGTGAAGTTGGCCATATTCGTCCTAATTGCCCTGTgtacaaattaaataagaaatctgaTAAAGTAGTGCCGAAAATAGGCGTAGTACTTGGCCgtgaagaaaaattgcataatTGTGTAACTGATACCGATGGAAAGATTTTTGACCAGTCAGTTGAGATAGTTTTTGATACTGGGTGCAATACCGTGGTT TGCATACAATTGTTGTCTAAATTCTTTTCTGGTAAAGTTAAAGCTATTGTTGCCCCCATACGTTGCGCAGATGTCATTATTGGTCTTATACCTGGACTTAAACATAATGTTGATGCAGGTTTAAGTTTAATAAACGGTGATGAGTTTGTTTCTGATCGTAACGTTAACGTTAATGTTGTAACGAGAGCAAAAGCTAAGGATAAAGTAAAGGAACGTCCTATGTCTAGTAATCTTGAATCTTTGGATAAGGAATATGGTCTTAATTCTGATGAATTTAGTGAGTATCAAAAAGAATGTCCTTCACTTGCTAGTATCCGTAAGTTGCTTGATAACGAAGAAAGTGTAACCTTAAAATGTCGGACAGTTAAGTACGTAAATATTGGAGATTTAATATATCGCAAGTGTCTTGAAAGTAGTAAACCTGAAGATGTGGGAAAATTACAGTTAGTTGTGCCAGTTCAGtaccgtaatataataatgaagttAGCACATGAGTCTTTGTTGGCGGGACACTTTTCATCTCGTAAGACTATAGATAAGATCATGCAGAAATTCTATTGGCCGAGGGCAAGCTTAGATATACATAGATTTTGTAAATCTTGTCATTCgtgtcaaaagttcagcagtaaaCCAAAGAAAGTACCTTTAGTGCCAATGCCCATTGTGAATGAACCTTTTTCACGTATTGCAATTGATCTAATTGGTCCTATCACTCCTTGTACTAAGAAAGGTCATAAGTATATTCTTACGGTGATAGATATGGCTACTCGATATCCCGAAGCAGTTGCTTTACGCAATATTGATACAGTTTCTGTAGCTAAAGCATTAATGGAGATATTTTGTAGAGTTGGTATACCCAAAGAAATCCTCAGTGATCGTGGCACTCAATTCAAGTCTCATCTTATgtctgaaattaataaattattatgtatcaaAGCCATTTACACCAGTTCTTATCATGCATCttgtaacggaatggttgaac CTCTTCAAGCTGAAGTACAGCCTGTTATTGCCATTACTGACAATAATTGTTGTGAATTGACATCAAGAGAGGAAAAGACTGGTAATTataacttttgtgaatctttgtcatCTGATAAAATTAATGATCTTGAAGGTTTATTGAAGTCATTTACAGACGTCATGAGTGATACACCTGGTCGTACTAAGACTATTTCTCATAATATAAAATTGCAAAGTGATGAACCAATCAGAGCTAAGAATTACCCAATTCCTTTAAGTTTGCTCGATGAATTCAATAAGGAGGTAGATAGAATGATTGATATGGATATTATTCAACCTTCAACTTCTGATTATTGTTCACCCGTTGTTATTGTACGGAAACCTAATGGAAGTATACGTTTATGTGTTGATTTTAGAGCTCTTAATAAATATTCTGAATTTGATGCAGAACCGATGCCTAGTATAAATGacgatttacataaaatgaatggcgctaaatattttactgaattagacctatgtaaggggtactggcaggttccattAGATCCTAGAGCTATGAAATTTACAGCTTTTTCTACCAA TAAATCCTGGAGTAATCATCTTAATCATATTAAGTTAGTTCTTTCAAGACTTCGTGACCATGGCCTAACAGCTGGTCCTGATAAATGTTTCTTTGCATTCAATGAAATAAAGTATCTTGGGTATAAACTAGGAAATAACTGTTTATCGCCTATTAGATCCAGAGTAGATGATATTGTTAATATGCCTGTTCCAACAACAAAGAAGGACTTACGTTCATTTATGGGAACATTAGGATATTACAACAGATTTATTCCAAACTTTTCTATTTTGTCTGCTCcaattaatgatttattgaagaaaaCCTGTAGTAATAAATTGAATTGGTctgataatcaacttgaatgtttcAATGATCTTAAAGCTCATCTTTTAAAATCTCCTATCTTGATGTTGCCTGATGTAGAAAAGAAGTTTTATTTGCGAACAGATGCGTCTTATCATGGTTTGGGTGCTGTTATATTGCAGGATCATGATGGCGTGTTTAAACCAGTTTGCTATGCaggtaggaaattaaataaatctgaattaaattACTCTACTATTGAAAAAGAACTGTTTGCTATTGTTTGGGGAATAGAAAGATTTAAAGAATTTTTGTATGGCAAAGAATTTGTTCTTCAAACTGATCATGCACCTCTTAAGTATCTTagtagtatgaaaaataagaatgaccGCCTTATGCGTTGGGCATTAAGTTtgcaaccatattctttctttatcgaatacataagagggtctgataatgtgtgttcagatatgatcagtagatgcatatag